A single region of the Fibrobacter succinogenes genome encodes:
- a CDS encoding GNAT family N-acetyltransferase, translating to MDIKVLRATEEWQRAGAYSVRIQAMNRAYHISLRDEFDEHDCDGTKFIVLLDDEYPVATCRFYEIDADTATIGRVVVMPEYRGKKLGAMAVSEAERWIQECGYKQIIIDSRLEATGFYEKLGYKHTGDKPHRWGVFDCTRMKKIF from the coding sequence ATGGATATCAAAGTACTCCGAGCAACAGAAGAATGGCAACGCGCGGGTGCGTACAGCGTACGCATCCAAGCAATGAATCGAGCATATCACATTTCGCTCCGAGACGAATTCGACGAGCACGATTGCGACGGTACAAAGTTCATTGTTTTGCTGGATGACGAATACCCTGTTGCTACGTGCAGATTCTACGAAATTGACGCAGATACAGCAACGATTGGGCGCGTAGTTGTCATGCCGGAATACCGCGGAAAAAAACTCGGTGCCATGGCGGTCAGCGAAGCCGAAAGGTGGATTCAAGAATGCGGTTACAAACAGATTATCATCGACAGCCGCTTGGAAGCCACAGGCTTTTACGAGAAGCTTGGATACAAGCATACAGGCGACAAACCACACCGCTGGGGCGTCTTTGACTGCACCCGCATGAAAAAAATTTTCTAG
- a CDS encoding M48 family metallopeptidase, producing the protein MKRFATLFFLALFILGGCASGPRQPILNEVPEYGHQPKSPEQEKADQEFLAIAQKHPDAADQMINAGWAFIQRGDILSAVKRFNQAWLIDSTRWEVYWGFAVTEGKQEKIESSKHYYEKAFSLGGDTKILNPEYAITLREIAKAENNSEKLAEADNLFKSEIEAGNEKAACIYAYQLFRDNRKNEVCEIMATSCKSDRDNLKKRAGCE; encoded by the coding sequence ATGAAACGTTTTGCAACTCTTTTCTTTTTAGCACTTTTCATTCTGGGCGGATGTGCATCGGGGCCACGTCAACCAATCCTCAACGAAGTGCCCGAATACGGTCATCAGCCGAAATCACCGGAACAGGAAAAAGCCGACCAGGAATTTTTGGCCATTGCACAAAAGCACCCTGACGCAGCAGACCAAATGATTAACGCCGGATGGGCATTTATACAACGCGGAGACATTCTCTCCGCCGTCAAGCGATTTAACCAAGCATGGCTCATCGATTCGACCCGATGGGAAGTCTATTGGGGATTTGCTGTAACCGAAGGAAAACAGGAAAAAATTGAATCAAGCAAGCACTATTATGAAAAGGCTTTCAGTCTCGGCGGCGACACAAAAATACTGAATCCAGAATACGCCATAACTCTTCGAGAAATTGCTAAAGCCGAAAACAATAGCGAAAAATTGGCAGAAGCAGATAATTTGTTCAAGAGCGAAATTGAAGCGGGCAACGAAAAAGCGGCCTGCATTTACGCGTACCAATTGTTCCGCGACAACAGGAAGAACGAAGTATGCGAAATCATGGCAACATCGTGCAAATCCGACCGTGACAATCTAAAAAAGAGAGCAGGTTGTGAATAA
- a CDS encoding murein L,D-transpeptidase family protein: protein MLISPIDNILVEKAKRQMHLRNGENIIKTYRISLGKNPVGAKVKSGDNKTPEGNYTIAKHNPKSAFHLSLKVSYPNAKQINAAKEGSYEPGGDIMIHGYPNKVPAFLFKFWHKWKNWTAGCIAVTNDEIEEIYDAVKDGTPISIDP, encoded by the coding sequence CATCGACAACATTCTCGTAGAAAAGGCGAAGCGCCAAATGCACCTGCGCAACGGCGAGAACATCATCAAGACGTACAGGATTTCGCTTGGCAAGAATCCCGTGGGAGCGAAGGTCAAGTCCGGTGACAACAAAACGCCCGAAGGCAATTACACGATTGCAAAACACAACCCCAAAAGCGCTTTTCATCTATCGCTGAAAGTTTCGTACCCGAACGCGAAGCAAATCAATGCTGCAAAAGAAGGCTCGTACGAACCCGGTGGCGATATCATGATCCACGGCTACCCGAACAAAGTTCCCGCATTTCTTTTTAAGTTTTGGCACAAGTGGAAAAACTGGACCGCTGGTTGCATCGCCGTCACTAACGACGAAATCGAAGAAATTTACGACGCCGTCAAAGACGGAACGCCGATAAGCATTGATCCATAG